A genomic segment from Necator americanus strain Aroian chromosome III, whole genome shotgun sequence encodes:
- a CDS encoding hypothetical protein (NECATOR_CHRIII.G10432.T1), whose translation MGMGKVIHDLYSNVFDSPRPLASSPSEGRWTCQSNGPPFRSHDMMSVKNRTPSGSNRVKPEPLEYLPPVLINSVARLFTRYLSEYTFPK comes from the coding sequence ATGGGGATGGGAAAGGTCATTCACGACCTCTACTCTAATGTCTTCGACAGTCCtcgtccacttgcctcctcaccatctgaaggAAGATGGACGTGTCAGTCCAATGGTCCTCCCTTCCGAAGCCATGACATGatgtcggtgaagaatcgtactcCATCCGGTTCCAACAGAGTTAAGCCTGAACCTCTAGAGTACCTACcgccagtcctcatcaactcagtggcgaggctcttcactcgttattTGTCGGAATACACGTTTCCCAAGTAA
- a CDS encoding hypothetical protein (NECATOR_CHRIII.G10433.T1): MASTSNSPPSSGELDLEALSAYEDALDESESELKRLCEVASEHLTRERPRPQAIVLPPLLHSPTSTTKHKRSSSSEHSSIEKVGEGQASIRSRRQTSSRPERVRRNGQKSGSDLSESPEDWKMMNYTFQEVTHYPVLIQINQQMQMLSRQLYEIESTNSLQLKIIAQLLNKLIKARQRPFYSLTRILRFLPVLFFILVWPFVARALYRFIIRKRRGMAMTLLRYL, encoded by the exons ATGGCTTCTACGTCAAACTCACCCCCGAGTTCAGGTGAACTCGATCTGGAAGCTTTGTCAGCGTATGAAGATGCGCTCGATGAAAGTGAATCGGAGCTGAAACGTCTGTGTGAGGTCGCTTCTGAACACCTCACAAGGGAACG GCCGCGACCACAGGCCATAGTACTTCCACCGTTGCTGCATTCTCCTACATCTACAACAAAGCACAAGCGATCGAGTAGCAGCGAACATTCAAGCATAGAAAAAGTAGGAGAAG GTCAAGCGAGTATTCGAAGTCGTCGACAGACATCAAGCAGGCCTGAGCgtgtaagaagaaatggacaaaagaGTGGCAGCGATCTCTCAGAGTCGCCAGAAGACTGGAAGATGATGAACTACACT TTTCAAGAAGTCACTCATTATCCGGTTCTAAttcaaatcaatcaacaaaTGCAGATGTTGAGTCGTCAACTGTACGAAATTGAATCCACTAATTCATTACAACTGAAGATTATAGCACAGCTATTGAATAAACTGATTAAG GCTCGACAGAGACCGTTCTACTCGTTAACTCGGATCTTGCGATTCCTCCCGGTGTTATTCTTTAttctcgtctggccattcgtCGCGCGTGCCTTGTACAGATTTATTATTAG GAAACGACGCGGTATGGCAATGACCCTCCTGCGGTACCTTTAA